A region of Spodoptera frugiperda isolate SF20-4 chromosome 26, AGI-APGP_CSIRO_Sfru_2.0, whole genome shotgun sequence DNA encodes the following proteins:
- the LOC118264638 gene encoding RAD50-interacting protein 1, whose product MNEEEKTAIIQNLNLRVGNDINDLKSTLQIQAELTTKRDLLLKNLNAANNEVPQKLAAALEKAELNSSHIDKLKSRSDELKKKVEAFLDKTEPLRTEFDKRFAAINKLEEVLIYLKSFEKIDDLSKQMKQSNDDEQLVLLYSELKSMCIQYQKGHRASYVKEYTHYWHNVLKDKLTKNYEDVLKLLKWPFSAPPENPPAPKEVMVKFNSLTKYLFLIEEPEELVNNNVTTEAWQEKGPCLPVRVLLRPLKKRFQFHFTGSRQTARIDRPEWFLTQTLTWIKNHQGFVRHHVQPIADKLELKHVYAVDEFNTGLIALAAERLHTVLALYHTQSSKGEIVDVDAAFAHAVDETLGFHRELVEITGRDINTVLSVLTKVETFLRWQTVEKKYALAKMDEILESPQWSEGVGSGAGAATGAALWIPRAADWFVTLLRTIEDRYKLLPQPGHRLNFLELQLELVEEWRIRLTQLLSAGLDSLHVDSFLSPDATSHPVTAVINAAHHTMTVLLQWAHSLHYLQLHFYRRQFHNFTQQQHHDEEFSEETTDTDYTESDETPVKKNKEISERALSLMEVELQAKNLALSEMSRRNSLVVELNQYDITMPIANPAVAEPLTGEDEAEEAGVFAEAPALLARLRDSGLASLAEHILLEFKAGLKDYKRQKWHSLVVVEQLALCVSSSLCRPLAALCARLARAAHSLAPPLTARLRAHLADIVDNYIFEEIVLESWFNTGGTMQFTYDVTKNLVPAFAPPNKVATEVYQLPRLLEACKILNLDYDDARRLRACLTKQPAAADEHLDNHKIRFITPTQVLQILNQRTDLSDASSPSSVMELF is encoded by the exons ATGAACGAAGAAGAGAAAACAGCCATAATACAAAACCTTAACCTTAGGGTAGGGAATgatataaatgatttaaaaagtacattacAAATACAGGCTGAATTAACCACAAAACGCGATTTACTTTTAAagaat CTAAATGCAGCCAACAATGAAGTGCCACAAAAACTAGCAGCAGCTTTAGAAAAGGCTGAATTAAATTCCAGTCACATAgacaaattaaaaagtagaagtGATGAGTTGAAGAAGAAAGTTGAAGCGTTCTTGGATAAAACTGAACCATTGAGAACTGAGTTTGATAAACGTTTCGCTGCCATCAACAAGTTAGAAGAGGTTTTAATCTACTTGAAATCATTTGAAAAAATTGATGACTTGAG TAAGCAGATGAAACAGTCTAATGATGATGAGCAGTTGGTTCTTCTATACTCCGAGCTCAAGAGCATGTGCATACAATACCAGAAAGGCCACAGAGCCAGCTATGTGAAGGAATACACACATTACTGGCATAATGTGCTCAAGGATAAGCTTACTAA AAACTATGAAGATGTACTGAAGCTCCTAAAATGGCCATTCTCAGCCCCACCAGAGAATCCACCAGCACCCAAAGAAGTGATGGTGAAGTTCAACAGCCTTACCAAGTACCTGTTCCTTATTGAAGAGCCTGAGGAATTAGTAAACAATAATGTTACTACTGAAGCTTGGCAAG AAAAAGGTCCATGTTTGCCAGTAAGAGTGTTGCTAAGGCCTTTAAAAAAGAGGTTTCAGTTCCACTTCACTGGCTCCCGACAAACGGCCCGCATTGACCGGCCGGAGTGGTTCCTTACACAAACCCTCACTTGGATCAAAAACCATCAAGGTTTTGTGAGGCACCATGTCCAGCCCATCGCTGATAAACTTGAACTTAAACATGTTTATGCAGTG GACGAATTCAATACGGGCCTGATAGCATTGGCAGCAGAGAGGCTTCACACAGTACTAGCATTGTATCACACACAAAGCTCTAAAGGCGAGATAGTCGACGTGGATGCGGCATTCGCTCACGCCGTGGACGAAACTCTAGGCTTTCATAGAGAACTAGTAGAGATCACTGGGAGAGACATCAATACTGTGCTTTCGGTGCTGACTAAAGTGGAAACGTTCTTGAGGTGGCAGACTGTGGAGAAGAAGT ATGCCCTAGCAAAGATGGACGAGATCCTAGAGTCTCCGCAATGGAGTGAGGGTGTCGGGTCAGGCGCAGGGGCCGCCACGGGCGCCGCGCTGTGGATCCCGCGCGCCGCCGACTGGTTCGTCACGCTACTGCGGACTATCGAGGACAGATACAAGTTGCTGCCACAACCGGGACATAG GCTAAACTTCCTCGAGCTGCAACTGGAATTAGTAGAAGAATGGCGTATCCGTCTGACTCAGCTACTGAGCGCTGGCTTAGATTCCCTTCACGTGGACTCCTTCCTATCACCGGATGCGACGTCACACCCCGTGACAGCTGTCATCAATGCAGCCCATCATACTATGACTGTGTTACTGCAGTGGGCGCATTCTTTG CATTACCTCCAACTCCATTTCTACCGGCGTCAGTTCCACAACTTCACTCAGCAACAACACCACGACGAGGAGTTTAGCGAGGAAACCACTGATACCGACTACACTGAGTCTGATGAAACACCCGTTAAGAAGAACAAAG AAATATCTGAGCGTGCGTTATCTCTAATGGAAGTGGAGTTACAGGCGAAGAACTTGGCGCTCAGTGAGATGTCTCGACGGAACTCACTGGTAGTCGAACTGAACCAGTATGACATA ACAATGCCGATAGCAAACCCAGCAGTGGCTGAGCCGTTAACAGGAGAAGACGAGGCCGAAGAAGCAGGCGTGTTCGCTGAAGCTCCCGCGTTACTTGCGCGGCTCAGGGACAGTGGGCTCGCGTCTCTAGCTGAACATATACTGCTCGAGTTCAAAGCTGGTTTGAAGGATTATAAGCGGCAGAA ATGGCACAGCCTGGTGGTAGTGGAGCAGTTGGCACTATGCGTGTCTAGTTCCCTGTGCCGGCCGCTGGCGGCGCTGTGCGCGCGCCTGGCGCGGGCCGCGCACTCGCTGGCGCCGCCGCTCACCGCCAGGCTGCGGGCGCATCTCGCCGATATTGTCGACAATTATATCTTCGAG GAGATAGTCCTGGAGAGTTGGTTCAACACGGGCGGTACGATGCAGTTCACGTATGACGTCACAAAGAACTTGGTCCCCGCGTTCGCTCCACCCAATAAAGTGGCTACGGAAGTCTACCAGTTGCCTCG ACTACTAGAAGCCTGCAAAATCCTGAACCTAGACTACGATGACGCACGCCGCCTCCGAGCTTGCCTTACAAAGCAGCCAGCAGCCGCAGACGAACATTTAGACAATCACAAAATACGTTTCATAACACCAACTCAAGTACTACAGATCCTTAATCAAAGAACTGACCTCAGTGACGCTTCAAGCCCTTCATCAGTCATGGAGTTGTTCTGA
- the LOC118264642 gene encoding loricrin-like isoform X3 → MDWKTVICAFALVYYADGFSKYGRTCKDIGCLNSEVCVLAEDPCTFGHTSNCGTYPTCKKKSQVEGSHVEPAKPPAPKPPTRDFDSPPNYNPPAPPPSDTSSGGHSPYGGNSPYGGNSHSGGNSPYGGSSPYGGNSPYGGNSPYGGNSPYGGSSPYGGSSPYGGGSNNRGGSPYGGSSPYGGNSPYGGSSGGGSNPYGGSNPYGGSHSSSGGFGSGGSGSPIDSILNTLNKYANGGGGSAGGSNGGGLSNVFGNLLGSQPAYQPPTQNKNYGQSYAHHNAATTRKPVHYGWNVSVTVVLTYLIQQYIQSMIRN, encoded by the exons ATGGATTGGAAGACGGTGATCTGCGCTTTTGCATTAGTTTACTATGCTGATGGGTTCTCAA AATATGGACGAACCTGCAAGGATATCGGATGCCTCAACAGCGAGGTGTGCGTGCTGGCCGAGGACCCGTGTACCTTCGGTCACACCAGCAACTGCGGCACATACCCGACCTGCAAGAAGAAGTCTCAAGTAGAGG GATCGCACGTGGAACCAGCCAAGCCACCTGCACCCAAGCCTCCTACAAGAGACTTCGACAGTCCTCCAAACTACAACCCACCTGCCCCTCCCCCAAGTGATACGTCCAGCGGTGGCCATTCACCTTACGGAGGCAATTCGCCCTATGGAGGGAACTCACATAGCGGTGGCAACTCACCCTATGGTGGAAGCTCACCCTACGGCGGAAACTCACCTTACGGAGGAAACTCACCCTACGGCGGGAACTCACCCTATGGTGGCAGTTCACCATATGGAGGCAGTTCTCCCTACGGCGGCGGAAGCAATAATCGCGGAGGATCACCTTATGGCGGTAGTTCACCTTATGGAGGAAACTCGCCTTACGGCGGCTCTTCTGGTGGTGGTAGCAACCCATATGGGGGTAGCAACCCATATGGAGGCTCGCACTCTAGCTCCGGCGGCTTCGGCAGCGGTGGTAGCGGCAGCCCCATCGACAGTATTCTGAACACTTTGAACAAATACGCCAACGGCGGAGGCGGCAGCGCTGGAGGCAGTAACGGCGGCGGTCTATCCAATGTCTTTGGAAACCTTCTCG GATCTCAGCCCGCGTATCAGCCACCGACTCAGAACAAGAATTACGGACAAAGTTATGCGCACCATAACGCGGCGACCACCCGCAAGCCCGTCCACTATGGATGGAACGTTAG TGTGACAGTGGTCTTGACGTACCTGATACAGCAATATATCCAGAGTATGAttcgtaattaa
- the LOC118264641 gene encoding lysophospholipid acyltransferase 7, translating to MFSFITKNRNDIIYLSLLLFCIGVGPRYRALKTVQAKKWAGSILGLLLIIIVSGYSALHPILSAFMGIIAIKVATVRYCHVVTFFLMFGYLFFFRLADKFGFPLSSGQTNLIEMIIVLRVVGVAFEINGSWLAVGKAKKNENKEENKEEKVKDDDFLEIINPDFQDLFHYSFNYIGLLTGPYYRYRTFDDYFHLPYSKYVDCFGFTINTMRMVPLYVSLYLALSNVWPLEYILTEDHNNRNFVYRMLYPWALFAAFRQRIYSGMTLAESVCTSAGLGAYPVQGKNRTGHGPTIGYLKLKQMSEEEAKNCQYDFNTVESMDVWGCETVVTLRDSMKVWNKAVQYWVAMVVYKRFPVKPLKIHAALFVSVIWHGYHAGYFFCIYFCPFYVMAEDIYYKLYYKDATGQKKKILGFIMWFLRSHSESYQAAAFLLLTFDRIWIYYSSVYHYWYGVWLAFLLIGIILNKLHRSKRPSKGNKEIETKQNVVSN from the exons atgttttcttttattacaaagaacagaaatgatattatttatttatcattgttgCTGTTTTGTATAGGAGTAGGGCCTCGTTACCGGGCTTTGAAAACGGTTCAGGCTAAGAAATGGGCTGGCAGTATTCTTGGTTTACTGCtcataattattgtttctggGTACAGTGCTCTTCATCCTATTCTGTCCGCATTTATGGGAATTATCGCTATAAAAGTGGCGACTGTTAG atactGCCATGTAGTGACTTTCTTTTTGATGTTTGGATATCTATTCTTCTTTCGGCTCGCTGATAAATTCGGCTTTCCACTATCTTCAGGACAAACAAACCTCATTGAAATGATAATAGTTCTCCGAGTAGTAGGAGTCGCATTTGAAATTAATGGCTCCTGGCTAGCTGTAGGAAAAGCTAAAAAGAATGAAAACAAAGAAGagaataaagaagaaaaagttAAAGATGACGACTTTCTTGAGATTATTAATCCTGATTTCCAAGATTTATTCCACTACTCTTTCAATTATATTGGACTTCTTACAG GCCCCTACTACAGATACCGGACTTTTGACGACTACTTCCATCTACCTTATAGCAAGTACGTTGATTGTTTTGGCTTTACCATCAACACCATGAGAATGGTTCCTCTCTATGTGTCACTGTACTTGGCTTTATCTAACGTTTGGCCCCTAGAG tacATTTTAACAGAAGACCATAATAATAGAAACTTTGTGTACCGAATGCTGTACCCATGGGCGTTGTTCGCGGCGTTTCGTCAGCGCATATACTCTGGGATGACTTTGGCTGAGAGTGTGTGCACTTCGGCTGGCTTGGGAGCTTATCCTGTACAGGGCAAGAATAGGACAGGCCATGGACCTACCATTGGCTATTTAAAGTTGAAGCAGAT GTCGGAGGAAGAAGCAAAGAATTGTCAATATGATTTCAACACAGTCGAGTCAATGGATGTGTGGGGATGTGAGACAGTGGTCACTTTGCGAGATTCTATGAAAGTATGGAACAAGGCTGTGCAATACTGGGTAGCCATGGTGGTGTACAAGAGATTCCCTGTGAAGCCTTTGAA GATCCATGCAGCATTGTTCGTGTCTGTGATCTGGCATGGATACCACGCCGGTTACTTCTTCTGTATTTATTTCTGTCCATTCTATGTGATGGCTGAAGACATTTACTACAAGCTCTATTATAAAGATGCTACAGGACAG aaaaagaaaatcctCGGCTTCATAATGTGGTTCCTGCGTTCACATTCGGAGTCGTACCAAGCCGCCGCATTCCTTCTCCTCACATTCGATCGGATTTGGATATACTATTCATCCGTATACCACTATTGGTACGGTGTTTGGCTCGCCTTCCTTCTAATAGGAATCATTCTGAACAAGTTACATAGAAGTAAAAGACCCAGTAAGGGTAACAAAgaaattgaaacaaaacaaaatgttgtaagcaattaa
- the LOC118264640 gene encoding putative inorganic phosphate cotransporter isoform X2 — protein sequence MLSGWQLILSKLFIIPQRWVMAIMGFLAVANAYTMRVCLNIAITQMVHRRSHSAANDGSCPAGDVGEVNVEGTDPTELTGFDWDEATQGMILSAFYYGYIVTHLPGGMLAERFGGKYSLGFGVLSTAVFTLLTPWTVNLGGATGLIILRVLEGLGEGFTFPALNAMLARWAPISERGRMGSLVFGGAQIGNIAGTYLSGLVIKETGEWQSVFYLFGAIGILWFILWAILCYNDPESHPFISDKEKKYLEEALGSHRSSLPSAIPWKAIFMSVPLWALVCAQIGHDYGYFTMVTDLPKYMTGVLKFDIHRTGTLAALPYAVMWLSSIAFGWICDKIVKRNWLTVTNARKTFTTIASVGPGICMILASYSGCNTEAVVILFTASMGLMGAFYPGMKVNALDLSGKYAGTIMAIVNGIGAITGIIAPYLVGLLTPDSTLVQWRLVFWIALAVFILTNLVFVAWASGDEQWWNTTTQDPRKQREAEAGTNHSVNAEVKL from the exons TATTTATAATACCTCAAAGATGGGTGATGGCGATCATGGGATTCTTAGCGGTCGCCAACGCATACACGATGCGCGTTTGCTTAAACATAGCTATCACGCAGATGGTCCATCGGCGCTCCCATTCTGCAGCCAACGACGGCTCTTGTCCCGCTGGTGACGTCGGAGAGGTGAACGTGGAAGGAACTGACCCTACT GAATTGACGGGATTCGACTGGGACGAAGCGACGCAAGGTATGATCCTAAGTGCCTTCTACTACGGGTACATAGTAACCCACTTACCTGGAGGAATGCTGGCTGAACGGTTCGGAGGCAAATACTCTCTTGGTTTCGGAGTACTGAGTACTGCAGTCTTCACTCTGCTGACGCCGTGGACTGTAAACCTTGGTGGAGCGACTGGTCTCATCATATTGAGGGTGCTTGAAGGTCTTGGAGAG GGCTTCACATTCCCCGCACTAAATGCAATGCTTGCCCGATGGGCACCAATATCTGAGAGAGGGCGAATGGGATCCCTAGTCTTCGGAGGTGCACAGATTGGCAACATCGCCGGCACCTACCTGTCAGGACTGGTGATCAAGGAAACTGGTGAATGGCAGTCTGTCTTCTACCTCTTTGGTGCCATCGGTATACTGTGGTTCATTCTTTGG GCTATCCTCTGCTACAATGACCCTGAGTCTCATCCATTCATCTCGGACAAGGAGAAGAAATATCTAGAAGAGGCCCTTGGCAGTCACCGCAGCAGCCTCCCATCAGCCATCCCCTGGAAAGCCATCTTCATGTCGGTTCCACTATGGGCCCTGGTTTGCGCTCag ATCGGTCACGACTACGGGTACTTCACGATGGTGACCGACCTTCCTAAGTACATGACAGGAGTCCTCAAGTTCGACATCCATAGGACAGGCACGCTTGCAGCCCTGCCTTACGCGGTCATGTGGCTGAGTTCTATCGCGTTCGGCTGGATTTGCGACAAGATTGTCAAGAGAAACTGGCTGACTGTCACCAACGCTAGGAAGACTTTCACCACCATCG CATCTGTCGGACCCGGTATCTGCATGATCCTCGCGTCATACTCCGGCTGCAATACTGAAGCTGTGGTCATTCTGTTCACCGCGTCCATGGGTCTGATGGGAGCATTCTACCCAGGCATGAAAGTGAACGCACTTGACCTAAGTGGCAAATACGCTGGCACTATAATGGCTATCGTGAATGGCATAGGAGCTATTACTGGCATCATCGCACCATACCTAGTCGGCTTACTGACTCCTGAT agTACGCTGGTACAATGGAGGCTGGTGTTCTGGATAGCTCTAGCCGTGTTCATTCTCACGAACTTGGTGTTCGTTGCGTGGGCGTCAGGAGACGAGCAATGGTGGAACACCACCACGCAGGACCCTAGGAAGCAACGCGAGGCGGAGGCAGGAACCAACCACTCCGTCAATGCCGAGGTCAAGTTGTAA
- the LOC118264642 gene encoding keratin, type I cytoskeletal 9-like isoform X2 produces the protein MDWKTVICAFALVYYADGFSKYGRTCKDIGCLNSEVCVLAEDPCTFGHTSNCGTYPTCKKKSQVEGSHVEPAKPPAPKPPTRDFDSPPNYNPPAPPPSDTSSGGHSPYGGNSPYGGNSHSGGNSPYGGSSPYGGNSPYGGNSPYGGNSPYGGSSPYGGSSPYGGGSNNRGGSPYGGSSPYGGNSPYGGSSGGGSNPYGGSNPYGGSHSSSGGFGSGGSGSPIDSILNTLNKYANGGGGSAGGSNGGGLSNVFGNLLGNLSKNGGLSNFFNTRPIMENPNYSSYSSNSRSSNPQSYPSGSQPAYQPPTQNKNYGQSYAHHNAATTRKPVHYGWNVR, from the exons ATGGATTGGAAGACGGTGATCTGCGCTTTTGCATTAGTTTACTATGCTGATGGGTTCTCAA AATATGGACGAACCTGCAAGGATATCGGATGCCTCAACAGCGAGGTGTGCGTGCTGGCCGAGGACCCGTGTACCTTCGGTCACACCAGCAACTGCGGCACATACCCGACCTGCAAGAAGAAGTCTCAAGTAGAGG GATCGCACGTGGAACCAGCCAAGCCACCTGCACCCAAGCCTCCTACAAGAGACTTCGACAGTCCTCCAAACTACAACCCACCTGCCCCTCCCCCAAGTGATACGTCCAGCGGTGGCCATTCACCTTACGGAGGCAATTCGCCCTATGGAGGGAACTCACATAGCGGTGGCAACTCACCCTATGGTGGAAGCTCACCCTACGGCGGAAACTCACCTTACGGAGGAAACTCACCCTACGGCGGGAACTCACCCTATGGTGGCAGTTCACCATATGGAGGCAGTTCTCCCTACGGCGGCGGAAGCAATAATCGCGGAGGATCACCTTATGGCGGTAGTTCACCTTATGGAGGAAACTCGCCTTACGGCGGCTCTTCTGGTGGTGGTAGCAACCCATATGGGGGTAGCAACCCATATGGAGGCTCGCACTCTAGCTCCGGCGGCTTCGGCAGCGGTGGTAGCGGCAGCCCCATCGACAGTATTCTGAACACTTTGAACAAATACGCCAACGGCGGAGGCGGCAGCGCTGGAGGCAGTAACGGCGGCGGTCTATCCAATGTCTTTGGAAACCTTCTCGGTAATTTATCAAAGAACGGAGGTTTATCCAACTTTTTCAACACTAGGCCGATCATGGAGAATCCAAATTACTCCTCGTACAGTTCGAATTCGAGGAGTTCTAACCCCCAATCTTACCCATCAGGATCTCAGCCCGCGTATCAGCCACCGACTCAGAACAAGAATTACGGACAAAGTTATGCGCACCATAACGCGGCGACCACCCGCAAGCCCGTCCACTATGGATGGAACGTTAGGTAA
- the LOC118264640 gene encoding putative inorganic phosphate cotransporter isoform X1, whose amino-acid sequence MLNTQLFSKVFLTRSSLDSVSLSKEGESASEWTPLLKKSTNVPLSTRVFIIPQRWVMAIMGFLAVANAYTMRVCLNIAITQMVHRRSHSAANDGSCPAGDVGEVNVEGTDPTELTGFDWDEATQGMILSAFYYGYIVTHLPGGMLAERFGGKYSLGFGVLSTAVFTLLTPWTVNLGGATGLIILRVLEGLGEGFTFPALNAMLARWAPISERGRMGSLVFGGAQIGNIAGTYLSGLVIKETGEWQSVFYLFGAIGILWFILWAILCYNDPESHPFISDKEKKYLEEALGSHRSSLPSAIPWKAIFMSVPLWALVCAQIGHDYGYFTMVTDLPKYMTGVLKFDIHRTGTLAALPYAVMWLSSIAFGWICDKIVKRNWLTVTNARKTFTTIASVGPGICMILASYSGCNTEAVVILFTASMGLMGAFYPGMKVNALDLSGKYAGTIMAIVNGIGAITGIIAPYLVGLLTPDSTLVQWRLVFWIALAVFILTNLVFVAWASGDEQWWNTTTQDPRKQREAEAGTNHSVNAEVKL is encoded by the exons TATTTATAATACCTCAAAGATGGGTGATGGCGATCATGGGATTCTTAGCGGTCGCCAACGCATACACGATGCGCGTTTGCTTAAACATAGCTATCACGCAGATGGTCCATCGGCGCTCCCATTCTGCAGCCAACGACGGCTCTTGTCCCGCTGGTGACGTCGGAGAGGTGAACGTGGAAGGAACTGACCCTACT GAATTGACGGGATTCGACTGGGACGAAGCGACGCAAGGTATGATCCTAAGTGCCTTCTACTACGGGTACATAGTAACCCACTTACCTGGAGGAATGCTGGCTGAACGGTTCGGAGGCAAATACTCTCTTGGTTTCGGAGTACTGAGTACTGCAGTCTTCACTCTGCTGACGCCGTGGACTGTAAACCTTGGTGGAGCGACTGGTCTCATCATATTGAGGGTGCTTGAAGGTCTTGGAGAG GGCTTCACATTCCCCGCACTAAATGCAATGCTTGCCCGATGGGCACCAATATCTGAGAGAGGGCGAATGGGATCCCTAGTCTTCGGAGGTGCACAGATTGGCAACATCGCCGGCACCTACCTGTCAGGACTGGTGATCAAGGAAACTGGTGAATGGCAGTCTGTCTTCTACCTCTTTGGTGCCATCGGTATACTGTGGTTCATTCTTTGG GCTATCCTCTGCTACAATGACCCTGAGTCTCATCCATTCATCTCGGACAAGGAGAAGAAATATCTAGAAGAGGCCCTTGGCAGTCACCGCAGCAGCCTCCCATCAGCCATCCCCTGGAAAGCCATCTTCATGTCGGTTCCACTATGGGCCCTGGTTTGCGCTCag ATCGGTCACGACTACGGGTACTTCACGATGGTGACCGACCTTCCTAAGTACATGACAGGAGTCCTCAAGTTCGACATCCATAGGACAGGCACGCTTGCAGCCCTGCCTTACGCGGTCATGTGGCTGAGTTCTATCGCGTTCGGCTGGATTTGCGACAAGATTGTCAAGAGAAACTGGCTGACTGTCACCAACGCTAGGAAGACTTTCACCACCATCG CATCTGTCGGACCCGGTATCTGCATGATCCTCGCGTCATACTCCGGCTGCAATACTGAAGCTGTGGTCATTCTGTTCACCGCGTCCATGGGTCTGATGGGAGCATTCTACCCAGGCATGAAAGTGAACGCACTTGACCTAAGTGGCAAATACGCTGGCACTATAATGGCTATCGTGAATGGCATAGGAGCTATTACTGGCATCATCGCACCATACCTAGTCGGCTTACTGACTCCTGAT agTACGCTGGTACAATGGAGGCTGGTGTTCTGGATAGCTCTAGCCGTGTTCATTCTCACGAACTTGGTGTTCGTTGCGTGGGCGTCAGGAGACGAGCAATGGTGGAACACCACCACGCAGGACCCTAGGAAGCAACGCGAGGCGGAGGCAGGAACCAACCACTCCGTCAATGCCGAGGTCAAGTTGTAA
- the LOC118264642 gene encoding keratin, type I cytoskeletal 9-like isoform X1: MDWKTVICAFALVYYADGFSKYGRTCKDIGCLNSEVCVLAEDPCTFGHTSNCGTYPTCKKKSQVEGSHVEPAKPPAPKPPTRDFDSPPNYNPPAPPPSDTSSGGHSPYGGNSPYGGNSHSGGNSPYGGSSPYGGNSPYGGNSPYGGNSPYGGSSPYGGSSPYGGGSNNRGGSPYGGSSPYGGNSPYGGSSGGGSNPYGGSNPYGGSHSSSGGFGSGGSGSPIDSILNTLNKYANGGGGSAGGSNGGGLSNVFGNLLGNLSKNGGLSNFFNTRPIMENPNYSSYSSNSRSSNPQSYPSGSQPAYQPPTQNKNYGQSYAHHNAATTRKPVHYGWNVSVTVVLTYLIQQYIQSMIRN, encoded by the exons ATGGATTGGAAGACGGTGATCTGCGCTTTTGCATTAGTTTACTATGCTGATGGGTTCTCAA AATATGGACGAACCTGCAAGGATATCGGATGCCTCAACAGCGAGGTGTGCGTGCTGGCCGAGGACCCGTGTACCTTCGGTCACACCAGCAACTGCGGCACATACCCGACCTGCAAGAAGAAGTCTCAAGTAGAGG GATCGCACGTGGAACCAGCCAAGCCACCTGCACCCAAGCCTCCTACAAGAGACTTCGACAGTCCTCCAAACTACAACCCACCTGCCCCTCCCCCAAGTGATACGTCCAGCGGTGGCCATTCACCTTACGGAGGCAATTCGCCCTATGGAGGGAACTCACATAGCGGTGGCAACTCACCCTATGGTGGAAGCTCACCCTACGGCGGAAACTCACCTTACGGAGGAAACTCACCCTACGGCGGGAACTCACCCTATGGTGGCAGTTCACCATATGGAGGCAGTTCTCCCTACGGCGGCGGAAGCAATAATCGCGGAGGATCACCTTATGGCGGTAGTTCACCTTATGGAGGAAACTCGCCTTACGGCGGCTCTTCTGGTGGTGGTAGCAACCCATATGGGGGTAGCAACCCATATGGAGGCTCGCACTCTAGCTCCGGCGGCTTCGGCAGCGGTGGTAGCGGCAGCCCCATCGACAGTATTCTGAACACTTTGAACAAATACGCCAACGGCGGAGGCGGCAGCGCTGGAGGCAGTAACGGCGGCGGTCTATCCAATGTCTTTGGAAACCTTCTCGGTAATTTATCAAAGAACGGAGGTTTATCCAACTTTTTCAACACTAGGCCGATCATGGAGAATCCAAATTACTCCTCGTACAGTTCGAATTCGAGGAGTTCTAACCCCCAATCTTACCCATCAGGATCTCAGCCCGCGTATCAGCCACCGACTCAGAACAAGAATTACGGACAAAGTTATGCGCACCATAACGCGGCGACCACCCGCAAGCCCGTCCACTATGGATGGAACGTTAG TGTGACAGTGGTCTTGACGTACCTGATACAGCAATATATCCAGAGTATGAttcgtaattaa